One Tamlana carrageenivorans genomic region harbors:
- a CDS encoding aldose epimerase family protein, with amino-acid sequence MNILKTNFGQLKDQDIALFTLSNTNGVEVKITNYGATITSIKVPGANGNIETITCGFDTLESYFSEAYKNNSPYFGGTVGRYCSQIKNAEFSLNGKTFQLAKNAGDNNLHGGVEGFDKKIWEASLVDSKDASAIKMTLLSQDLEEGFPGNVEVSVSFTLNNNNELTIQYEGAPDQDTPLSLTNHTYFNLSGFSENIENHIAKVFSDKRLATDETGAATGEILNVEGEADDLREGKMIGDVHKQMNDGFEHFYIFDADDSKLKHTASITDPNTKRRLDVYTTEPCMLLYTGKYTSDDLQRENGQKFGKYRGFCCETHRYPNGPNIEGAPKSVTKAGDTFKSTTIFKFGW; translated from the coding sequence ATGAACATATTAAAAACGAATTTCGGACAATTAAAAGATCAAGATATTGCGTTGTTTACATTATCAAACACCAATGGTGTTGAAGTTAAAATAACCAATTACGGCGCGACAATTACTTCAATAAAAGTGCCTGGAGCTAACGGAAACATTGAAACCATCACTTGTGGATTTGATACTTTAGAGAGTTATTTTTCTGAAGCTTACAAAAACAATTCGCCTTATTTTGGAGGTACTGTTGGACGTTATTGCTCACAAATAAAAAATGCCGAGTTTTCCTTAAACGGAAAAACATTTCAGTTGGCAAAAAACGCAGGCGATAATAATTTACACGGTGGTGTTGAAGGTTTCGATAAAAAAATATGGGAAGCGTCCTTAGTCGATTCTAAAGATGCTTCAGCCATTAAAATGACTTTGTTAAGTCAAGATTTAGAAGAAGGGTTTCCGGGGAATGTGGAGGTTTCAGTAAGCTTTACACTCAATAACAATAACGAATTAACCATTCAGTATGAAGGAGCGCCAGATCAAGACACACCTTTGTCGTTAACCAATCATACCTATTTTAACTTATCTGGTTTTTCAGAAAATATAGAAAATCATATTGCCAAAGTGTTTAGCGATAAACGCTTAGCAACCGATGAAACTGGAGCTGCTACAGGCGAGATTTTAAATGTTGAAGGTGAAGCCGACGATTTAAGAGAAGGAAAAATGATTGGCGATGTGCATAAACAAATGAACGATGGTTTCGAGCATTTCTACATTTTTGATGCCGATGACTCTAAGTTAAAGCACACGGCATCTATAACAGATCCAAATACAAAAAGACGTTTAGATGTGTACACCACAGAGCCTTGTATGCTATTGTACACGGGCAAATACACATCAGACGACTTGCAACGTGAAAACGGTCAGAAATTTGGAAAATACCGCGGATTTTGTTGCGAAACACACCGCTATCCAAACGGACCAAACATTGAGGGGGCTCCAAAGTCTGTAACCAAGGCTGGCGACACCTTTAAAAGTACCACCATTTTTAAATTTGGTTGGTAG
- a CDS encoding L-rhamnose/proton symporter RhaT yields MGILLAITAGIMLGFWAMPEKYIKNYAFENAWGLCYLFMLWVIPFVVAFSMINNFSQVLADVGAPVLLKMLIPGFLWGVGMMLWGKAINYIGMSLGFSIFIGTIIVVGSLLPWGLSGLPELETGGINRAKIITILVGILIIFTGIMLNGRAGILRSAKENTDGEKTYDGSMLTGIIIAIIGGVLCTGFNVALEITHEGEVAKNIISEMVVAQGNAAWLTSVASMFIVYVSGGVFVVPYFVIMLSKKKLWGSFKVPEAGKNISLTGLMAALNFAASIVFAYSSFVLGSEGGSIGYAIFNTLSVVTAVTAGVFAHEWKGAPVKAKSALYLGLAAMIIGVLIIAFL; encoded by the coding sequence ATGGGAATTTTATTAGCGATTACCGCGGGCATTATGCTCGGCTTTTGGGCCATGCCCGAAAAATACATAAAAAACTATGCCTTCGAAAATGCATGGGGTTTATGTTACTTATTTATGTTATGGGTGATACCCTTTGTGGTAGCCTTTTCTATGATTAATAACTTTAGTCAGGTTCTAGCCGATGTAGGAGCTCCAGTACTCCTAAAAATGTTAATACCAGGATTCTTATGGGGTGTAGGTATGATGCTTTGGGGAAAGGCCATCAACTATATCGGGATGTCATTAGGTTTTTCCATTTTTATAGGCACTATTATCGTTGTAGGTTCCTTATTACCTTGGGGACTATCTGGTCTTCCGGAGTTAGAAACGGGAGGTATTAATAGAGCGAAAATTATAACCATTTTAGTTGGCATCCTCATCATTTTTACGGGAATCATGTTAAATGGTAGAGCAGGGATATTGCGTTCGGCTAAAGAGAATACCGATGGTGAAAAAACTTATGATGGTTCCATGCTTACAGGTATCATCATAGCCATAATTGGTGGTGTTTTATGTACTGGTTTTAATGTGGCTTTAGAAATTACACACGAAGGTGAAGTGGCTAAAAATATTATTAGTGAGATGGTGGTAGCCCAAGGCAATGCGGCTTGGTTAACGTCTGTAGCTTCTATGTTTATCGTGTATGTATCGGGTGGTGTTTTTGTGGTGCCTTACTTCGTTATAATGTTAAGCAAAAAGAAACTGTGGGGAAGTTTTAAAGTGCCAGAAGCTGGAAAAAACATCAGTTTAACCGGACTTATGGCAGCCTTAAATTTTGCAGCCTCAATCGTATTTGCTTATTCTTCCTTTGTTTTAGGTAGTGAAGGAGGGTCTATTGGTTATGCTATTTTCAATACCTTGTCGGTAGTAACAGCAGTAACCGCAGGGGTATTTGCTCACGAATGGAAAGGGGCGCCGGTAAAAGCAAAATCAGCTTTATATTTGGGATTAGCAGCCATGATAATTGGTGTATTAATCATCGCTTTTTTATAA
- a CDS encoding glycoside hydrolase family 117 protein — MRHKINLTVLALILMMSACNQKPENPQKAEETKTTDSTPTEAQIDFLGITDPNHLSAASKRALQWPTDLGNEWFIEFSQLQPLKGDLAYEEGVVRRDPSAMIKHDGKYYVWYSKSTGKTDGFAGDIENDKVFPWDRCDIWYATSEDGWTWKEEGMAVPRGEKGSYDDRSVFTVEIMEHDGMYYLCYQTVKSPYNVRVKNQVGLAWSNSPNGPWTKSEEPILSPADNGVWKGTEQNRFLVEKKGDFDSHKVHDPCIIPYKGKFYLYYKGEQMGEAITFGGRQIRHGVAIADNPKGPYVKSPYNPISNSGHEICVWPYNGGIASLITTDGPEKNTIQWAEDGINFEIMSVIPGVNAHAIGLNRTAEIEKEPTEILRWGLSHIYNSYDYQSIMRFESHRKTTHVAKGESN, encoded by the coding sequence ATGAGACATAAAATAAATTTAACCGTATTAGCTTTAATACTTATGATGAGTGCTTGTAATCAGAAACCTGAGAACCCTCAAAAGGCTGAAGAAACCAAAACAACAGACTCAACGCCAACAGAGGCGCAAATTGACTTTTTAGGAATCACCGATCCCAATCACCTTAGTGCTGCTTCAAAAAGAGCTTTACAATGGCCAACCGATTTAGGCAATGAATGGTTTATTGAGTTTTCACAACTTCAACCTTTAAAGGGAGATTTAGCATATGAAGAAGGTGTCGTACGTCGTGATCCAAGTGCGATGATTAAGCATGACGGGAAATACTATGTTTGGTATTCAAAATCTACAGGAAAAACAGATGGTTTTGCTGGCGATATTGAAAATGATAAAGTATTCCCATGGGATCGATGCGATATTTGGTATGCCACTTCAGAAGATGGTTGGACATGGAAAGAAGAAGGTATGGCAGTGCCAAGAGGTGAGAAAGGTAGTTACGACGACCGTTCGGTATTTACTGTAGAAATTATGGAACACGATGGTATGTACTACTTATGTTACCAGACCGTGAAGTCACCTTACAATGTGCGTGTTAAAAATCAAGTAGGTTTAGCTTGGTCGAATTCACCAAATGGACCTTGGACCAAAAGTGAAGAACCTATTTTAAGTCCAGCAGATAATGGGGTTTGGAAAGGAACTGAGCAAAACAGGTTTTTAGTAGAGAAAAAAGGAGATTTCGATAGTCATAAAGTACACGATCCTTGTATTATTCCTTACAAAGGGAAATTCTACTTGTATTATAAAGGAGAACAAATGGGTGAAGCTATTACTTTTGGCGGACGTCAAATTCGTCATGGTGTGGCTATTGCCGATAACCCTAAAGGGCCTTACGTGAAATCACCGTATAACCCAATTAGTAATAGTGGTCATGAAATTTGTGTATGGCCGTACAATGGTGGTATTGCTTCATTAATTACTACTGATGGTCCTGAGAAAAATACCATTCAATGGGCGGAAGATGGTATAAACTTCGAAATTATGTCGGTTATTCCAGGAGTTAATGCTCACGCCATTGGATTAAATAGAACGGCAGAAATAGAAAAGGAACCAACTGAAATTTTACGTTGGGGCTTATCTCATATTTATAATTCTTACGATTATCAAAGTATTATGCGTTTTGAGTCGCATAGAAAAACAACTCATGTTGCCAAAGGTGAAAGTAACTAG
- a CDS encoding SusC/RagA family TonB-linked outer membrane protein encodes MKQKLKLWRSKFLLVCSFLLLTITNAYAQNTVGGAVVDENGIPLPGVAIVIKGTTVGTVTDFDGAFSIDASSGSTLVFTFLGYQTQEVVITDKRRYNISLQEDLQSLEEVVVVGYGTQKKKEVTGAVGMVDSEIIAKAPVADLGESIQGQIAGVNVQSSSGRPGESANIQIRGLGSVSSGGLGPLYVVDGVPYEGNPNIPTEQIEKVDILKDGAAAAVYGTRASNGVILITTKKGSKGTFNVNFSTYGGVQNITSGTPLMNTNHQLYAEEVMLEALGRDPLVFFFNPDALDYDTDFVGDVQNNNAGIQNYNLGVSGGSENLTLNLSANYFNQEGVLINSGFDRLSTRLTGEFTKGKFRAFASIGLTKENRQQEPWALYEYAIAQRPWQPGIDQLQSNGENSVEIPVRNAILYSYLSRELENEDDRVTNSSNVAVNLEYEFLDGLSYQINLGRNTWDYRRKFFRPQYLVYDYQGDYNPTASREDAILNEDFTFTERMVIENLFKYNKSFGKHNFNLLGVLSYETFKSKQLSTGVIGLLSNDTPVLGAGVEAIKPSSYDRVNNLSGKLVRLQYNYDERYLFSASYRRDGSSNFGEENRYGDFFGLSAGWNVSEEEFFNVDAISNLKLRASWAEVGNQNIPAYAYAPQVESGINYPFGPNEEMDSGAIQRRFADPNIKWETSISKNIGLDLSLFKNRLNFTADFYETNKEDMLIQERLAPSSGTWHPRASGVYDVRVTNAGNMVNRGVELALNFKGVTSGGLTYNLAGTFTKNKNEVTNLNGVERGYGNGRPVVSLGENIDYTTFLAKGYEAGAFFLVQHDGIIKTQDQLDEYKKIDPSAQLGDAMYIDEDGNGVIDDNDRVYAGSGQADFEAGFNLNLEYKGFDFYAQTYYSHGAEIFNGARLYGYTQGRHEEQYYQWTPQNSNSDVATFRQSAYHNNVRARSDYFLEDGTYLRIRNLTLGYTIPLVDTSILNRARVYFTAMNPFTFTEYTGYDPEVGGDGIFTRGVDRGNYPVARRFILGVQFNF; translated from the coding sequence ATGAAACAAAAATTGAAATTATGGAGGAGCAAATTTTTATTGGTTTGTTCTTTTCTATTGCTAACGATTACAAATGCTTATGCACAAAACACCGTTGGAGGTGCAGTTGTGGATGAAAACGGTATTCCGTTGCCGGGAGTTGCAATTGTAATAAAAGGAACAACGGTTGGAACAGTAACAGACTTTGATGGTGCGTTTTCTATAGACGCAAGTTCAGGGAGCACCTTAGTCTTTACTTTTTTGGGTTATCAAACTCAAGAAGTGGTAATCACAGATAAGAGAAGATATAATATTTCTTTACAAGAAGATCTTCAAAGTCTTGAGGAAGTAGTGGTAGTAGGTTACGGAACTCAAAAGAAGAAGGAAGTCACTGGTGCCGTTGGAATGGTAGACTCAGAAATTATTGCTAAGGCTCCTGTGGCCGATTTAGGAGAGTCGATTCAAGGGCAAATAGCTGGGGTAAATGTACAATCAAGTAGTGGACGTCCAGGGGAATCTGCAAATATCCAAATTAGAGGTTTGGGATCTGTGAGTTCTGGTGGTTTAGGTCCATTATATGTTGTAGATGGTGTTCCTTATGAAGGGAATCCAAACATTCCAACCGAACAAATTGAAAAGGTTGACATTCTTAAAGATGGTGCTGCAGCGGCCGTTTATGGTACACGTGCTTCTAACGGTGTAATCCTTATTACGACTAAAAAAGGTTCAAAAGGAACGTTTAACGTAAACTTTAGTACGTATGGTGGGGTGCAAAACATCACATCTGGTACACCATTAATGAATACCAATCACCAATTATATGCCGAAGAAGTGATGTTGGAAGCCTTAGGGAGAGATCCTCTTGTGTTTTTCTTTAATCCCGATGCCTTAGATTATGATACGGATTTTGTGGGTGATGTACAAAATAATAATGCTGGTATTCAAAATTACAATCTAGGCGTTTCTGGAGGTTCTGAAAACTTAACCTTGAATTTGAGTGCTAATTACTTTAATCAAGAAGGTGTTTTAATTAATTCTGGTTTCGATCGTTTAAGTACCCGTTTAACTGGAGAGTTTACTAAAGGTAAATTTAGAGCTTTTGCCAGTATAGGTTTAACTAAAGAAAACAGACAGCAAGAACCTTGGGCGCTTTACGAATATGCGATTGCGCAAAGACCATGGCAGCCAGGTATCGATCAATTGCAAAGCAATGGTGAAAACAGTGTTGAAATTCCGGTACGTAATGCTATTTTATATAGCTACTTATCTAGAGAACTTGAAAATGAAGATGATCGTGTAACGAACAGTTCAAATGTTGCGGTTAATTTAGAATATGAATTTTTAGATGGTTTAAGCTACCAAATTAACCTAGGTAGAAATACTTGGGATTACCGTCGTAAGTTTTTTAGACCACAATATTTAGTGTATGATTATCAGGGGGATTACAATCCAACAGCTTCTAGAGAGGATGCGATCTTAAATGAAGATTTTACTTTCACTGAACGTATGGTTATCGAAAACTTATTTAAGTACAATAAGAGTTTTGGAAAGCATAACTTTAACTTGTTAGGGGTGCTTTCTTATGAGACGTTTAAGTCTAAACAATTAAGTACTGGAGTTATCGGACTATTAAGTAATGACACTCCAGTATTAGGAGCAGGCGTTGAAGCTATAAAGCCATCAAGTTACGATAGAGTTAACAATCTTTCAGGTAAATTAGTTCGTTTGCAGTATAATTATGATGAGCGCTATTTATTCTCTGCAAGTTATAGACGTGATGGTTCTTCTAACTTTGGAGAAGAAAATCGTTATGGTGACTTTTTTGGACTTTCTGCAGGTTGGAACGTAAGCGAAGAAGAGTTTTTTAATGTCGATGCGATTTCTAATTTAAAACTTAGAGCGAGTTGGGCTGAAGTAGGAAACCAAAACATTCCAGCTTATGCTTATGCACCTCAAGTAGAAAGTGGTATAAATTATCCTTTTGGTCCTAATGAAGAAATGGATTCAGGAGCAATTCAACGTCGTTTTGCCGATCCAAACATTAAATGGGAAACAAGTATTTCTAAAAATATTGGTTTAGACTTAAGTTTATTTAAAAATCGTTTAAATTTTACAGCCGATTTTTATGAAACCAATAAGGAAGACATGCTTATTCAAGAACGTTTGGCACCTTCTTCAGGTACTTGGCATCCAAGAGCATCAGGAGTATACGATGTACGTGTAACTAATGCCGGTAACATGGTTAACCGTGGGGTTGAATTAGCCTTAAATTTTAAAGGAGTGACTTCTGGTGGACTAACATATAACTTAGCAGGAACGTTTACAAAAAACAAGAATGAGGTGACTAACCTTAACGGTGTAGAACGCGGTTACGGCAATGGTCGCCCAGTGGTTTCTTTAGGTGAAAACATTGATTATACAACTTTCTTAGCCAAAGGTTACGAAGCTGGTGCCTTCTTTTTAGTGCAACATGATGGAATTATTAAAACTCAAGACCAGTTGGATGAATACAAGAAAATTGATCCTAGTGCACAACTTGGTGATGCCATGTATATCGATGAAGATGGAAATGGTGTAATCGACGATAACGATCGTGTTTATGCAGGTTCTGGTCAAGCCGATTTTGAAGCTGGATTTAACTTAAATCTTGAATATAAAGGTTTCGATTTTTATGCGCAAACTTACTATTCGCATGGTGCCGAAATCTTTAATGGTGCACGTTTATACGGTTATACTCAAGGAAGACATGAAGAGCAGTATTACCAGTGGACACCACAAAATTCAAATTCAGATGTTGCGACGTTCAGACAAAGTGCTTACCACAATAACGTAAGAGCAAGATCGGATTACTTCTTAGAAGATGGAACTTATTTAAGAATTAGAAACTTAACTTTAGGTTATACAATTCCTTTAGTGGATACATCTATTCTTAACCGAGCCAGAGTTTACTTTACTGCCATGAACCCTTTCACCTTTACCGAATATACAGGTTACGATCCTGAAGTTGGAGGTGACGGAATATTTACACGAGGTGTAGATCGAGGTAATTACCCAGTAGCACGAAGATTTATCCTAGGTGTACAATTTAATTTCTAA
- a CDS encoding RagB/SusD family nutrient uptake outer membrane protein has translation MKNKINLYILIPLASLFLLVGCDEESFLDQENPNTITTDTFWNTSNQFQTALTTVYGALQFQSVSGGGLIYEMAMADIGGTESWYRPFAFRNLTFNDGFYYVTDKWNELYIGIFRANQVIQNLQTTEASFETGERESIEAQARFLRAFYYFQLAHTYGGAVIRNNVPETREDFDVPFSSKDEVTNSMIIPDLEYAVSKLPLRWSSENIGRITQGAAKSLLGKVYLYDEDFAKAATLFKEVIDSGVYDLTPDIMDNFTEQNEFNEESIFEVAYNSDVNPGANGNIVDDNVNESGAEATSLATAFGQLNFGAYNTLLPSYYLHELYANDEVDPTNNINNGNQQSKRLSASIAPINGETDYYQLPIGERGGWAFGQSAYIKKHTNWYHWKQEDANSRSGINFRHIRLADVYLMYAEAVLESANNSAEAIKYIDMVRARAGVKTLTQYMNDNGGMFPQLHISKQVHGTQPLVPATPDNVLTHIRKVERPLELAFEGHRWKDLVRWGIVKEVFDDLRADEVWRENNKDILEISGNGVAPLFIKERVRPDFNLSSVNYQSATHDYLPIPVTEQQTNGALNN, from the coding sequence ATGAAAAATAAAATTAATTTATATATACTGATACCTCTAGCAAGTTTATTTTTGCTTGTAGGCTGTGATGAAGAATCTTTTTTAGATCAAGAAAACCCTAATACCATTACAACCGATACGTTTTGGAATACGTCTAACCAATTTCAAACCGCATTAACTACGGTATATGGTGCACTGCAGTTTCAAAGCGTCAGTGGTGGGGGCTTAATTTATGAAATGGCCATGGCCGATATTGGAGGAACCGAATCTTGGTACAGACCATTTGCCTTCAGAAACTTAACTTTTAACGATGGTTTCTACTATGTTACCGATAAGTGGAACGAATTATACATTGGAATCTTTAGAGCTAATCAAGTTATTCAAAATTTACAAACAACTGAAGCAAGTTTTGAAACAGGAGAGCGCGAAAGTATAGAAGCACAAGCTCGTTTTTTAAGAGCTTTCTATTACTTTCAGTTAGCCCATACTTATGGTGGAGCCGTAATTAGAAACAATGTTCCTGAGACTCGTGAGGATTTTGATGTACCGTTTAGTTCTAAAGACGAGGTGACCAATTCTATGATTATCCCAGATTTAGAATATGCAGTATCTAAATTACCATTAAGATGGAGTTCAGAAAATATTGGACGTATTACTCAAGGCGCAGCAAAGAGTTTACTAGGGAAGGTGTATTTATACGACGAAGATTTCGCGAAAGCAGCAACGTTGTTTAAAGAAGTTATCGATTCTGGTGTATACGATTTAACACCAGATATCATGGATAATTTTACTGAACAAAATGAATTTAATGAAGAGTCTATTTTTGAAGTGGCTTACAATTCTGATGTTAACCCAGGAGCTAATGGAAATATTGTAGATGATAATGTTAATGAATCTGGTGCAGAAGCTACATCATTGGCAACTGCCTTTGGACAGTTAAACTTTGGAGCATATAATACTTTACTTCCAAGTTATTATTTACATGAATTGTATGCAAATGATGAGGTAGATCCTACTAATAACATTAATAATGGAAACCAACAATCTAAAAGGTTAAGTGCTAGTATCGCGCCAATAAATGGCGAAACCGACTACTACCAATTACCTATTGGTGAGCGTGGAGGTTGGGCCTTCGGTCAAAGTGCTTACATTAAAAAACACACGAATTGGTACCATTGGAAACAAGAAGATGCGAATAGTCGTTCTGGAATTAATTTCCGCCATATTCGTTTAGCCGATGTTTATTTAATGTATGCCGAGGCTGTTTTAGAAAGCGCTAATAATTCTGCAGAAGCCATAAAATATATCGATATGGTTCGTGCAAGAGCAGGTGTTAAAACCCTTACTCAGTACATGAATGACAATGGCGGTATGTTTCCACAGTTACACATCAGTAAACAAGTGCATGGTACACAGCCTTTAGTGCCTGCTACTCCAGATAATGTATTAACACACATTCGAAAAGTAGAACGCCCGTTAGAATTAGCTTTTGAAGGGCATCGTTGGAAAGATCTTGTGCGTTGGGGAATAGTTAAAGAAGTGTTCGATGACTTACGTGCCGATGAAGTTTGGAGAGAAAATAACAAAGATATTTTAGAAATCTCGGGCAATGGTGTAGCACCACTGTTTATTAAAGAACGTGTGCGTCCAGATTTTAACCTGTCTAGCGTGAACTACCAATCTGCAACACACGATTATTTGCCAATTCCGGTTACCGAGCAGCAAACCAACGGAGCGTTAAACAACTAA